One genomic segment of Drosophila melanogaster chromosome 3R includes these proteins:
- the cher gene encoding cheerio, isoform O — MLNPVKMPNKSADMADPNAGDRRQTSTFKNKNLFNGGTCSSNNADGPGSANLTHGGELVQNANYTNGQTTQATIFLSNNNNSSNTGNHYYNNSNSHGRKNAPNSQQNQQNACVYTTSNSNNNNLEHNFSNLHFYAQQPAAHYDVCHQQTNDYYQPARQEGQQADQYEENFDEDMEAERDLAEDAQWKKIQQNTFTRWANEHLKTIDRSINNLETDLSDGLRLIALIEVLSQKRMPKYNKRPTFRSQKLENVSVALKFLQDEGIKIVNIDSSDIVDCKLKLILGLIWTLILHYSISMPMWDGEDDKQLNGSGHTPKQRLLNWIHAKIPDLPINNFTNDWTTGKAVGALVDACAPGLCPDWELWDPKDAVQNASEAMGLADDWLNVRQLIKPEELVNPNVDEQSMMTYLSQYPNSKLKTGAPLRPKTNPNSIPPPRVRAYGPGIEPIGPVVGAPANFTVETFSAGKGSVDVDIQGPNGEIEKADVRFNNDKNLTYTVSYIPKSEGSHKVAVKFSGRDIPKSPFPVKVEGHAGDASKVKVTGPGIQPNGVTIKKPTFFDILAKDAGRGVPEVIIIDPANHKTSVAAKVRQLENDTWRCEYVTALQGLHSVNVFYAGTPIPNSPFPVKVAPLSDARKVRASGRGLQATGVRVGDDADFKIYTEGAGEGEPEVRVIGPGGMNQNVMQSKVDGNTYECHYYPTKEGRYVIMVTFAGQEVAKSPFEVKVGPKKESSIVAYGPGLSSGVIGYPAAFVVETNGETGALGFTVAGPSQAEIECHDNGDGSALVKYHPTAVGEYAVHILCDNEDIPKSPFIAQILPRTDFHPELVKASGPGLEKNGVTINQPTSFTVDPSKAGNAPLDVVVQDVFGTKLPVELKNNPDGTKKVTYTPTSGVPHTVEVNYGGVSTPNSPHRVYVGVPVDAAKVQAFGPWLQPGVRPNAATHFNVDAREAGDAELKVKIIHEETKIEVPCRIIDNEDNTYSVEVIPPSKGAYTTTMTYGGQRVPLGEKVVVEQTVDVSKIKVDGLEPTAPLNSLQQFRIITHGLPKADLAVTITSPSGNRIKAHIIPTAEGFLVNFTPTQLGEYLLSICFGGTPITPRPFRLQCLTGSDSNKVQAFGPGLERGIVGQPAEFMIDTRGAGQGGLGVTVEGPCEAAINCRDNGDGTCNVAYLPTEAGDYTVNITFNERHITGSPFQPLIVPVPNLKNTRVSGIGIQPHGVIMNAATDFMVDMSKVGSNIDSGKLSCAIFDPMGHVLPSKIVQGPTDDIFRIMYTPFEAGRHTIELMYDNIPVPGSPFVVNVKSGCDPARCKAYGPGLEKGLTNQKNKFTVETKGAGNGGLSLAIEGPSEAKMTCTDNRDGSCDVDYLATDPGEYDITIRFADKHIPGSPFRVLVEETVDPSKVKVYGPGIEHGQVRESVPTFFNVDVGEAGPGRIAVKLTNSEGIPVDNLRVEDKGNCIYAVHYVPPKAGSVLTCQVKFSEVEVPCSPFVMTVFPKSEPTKVKVKGVNEKKKTPASLPAEFEIDTKQAGQADINVAIKNPKGKAMQPRLEEVSTGTYVVSFVPDECGTYQCSIKYGDKEIEGSPFKLEAFPTGEAKKCKLVEQAPKIQTSGSQSHLKVDAREAGDGAVTCKITNKAGSEIVDIDVIEKDGFFDILYALNDPGDYDINVKFGGKDIPNGSFSIKAVESIEQYSHSEYIEEHTTKVVQQTTQSELVNGKSEITYRSVAFEKLPLPTTGGNVTAEVRMPSGKVDKPVIQDNRDGTVSVKYDPREEGSHELVVKYNGEPVQGSPFKFHVDSITSGYVTAYGPGLTHGVTGEPANFTISTKGASAGGLTMAVEGPSKADINYHDNKDGTVSVQYLPTAPGEYQVSVRFGDKHIKGSPYFAKITGEGRKRNQISVGSCSEVTMPGDITDDDLRALNASIQAPSGLEEPCFLKRMPTGNIGISFTPREIGEHLVSVKRLGKHINNSPFKVTVCEREVGDAKKVKVSGTGLKEGQTHADNIFSVDTRNAGFGGLSVSIEGPSKAEIQCTDKDDGTLNISYKPTEPGYYIVNLKFADHHVEGSPFTVKVAGEGSNRKREKIQRERDAVPITEIGSQCKLTFKMPGITSFDLAACVTSPSNVTEDAEIQEVEDGLYAVHFVPKELGVHTVSVRYSEMHIPGSPFQFTVGPLRDSGSHLVKAGGSGLERGVVGEAAEFNVWTREAGGGSLAISVEGPSKADIEFKDRKDGSCDVSYKVTEPGEYRVGLKFNDRHIPDSPFKVYVSPDAGDAHKLEVQQFPQGNIQADAPYQFMVRKNGAKGELDAKIVAPSGTDDDCFIQVIDGEMYSVRFYPRENGIHAIHVKFNGVHIPDSPFRIKVGKDVADPAAVHASGNGLDEVKTGHKADFIINTCNAGVGTLAVSIDGPSKVAMDCTEVEEGYKVRYTPLLPGEHYITVKYNNMHIVGSPFKVNATGDKLADEGAQETSTVIVETVQKVAKGGKNTGVHLPTFKSDASKVVSKGMGLKKAYIGKQNQFSISATDAGNNILYVGMYGPKGPCEEFHVKHAGHNNYNVQYLVRDRGQYVLLIKWGEEHIPGSPFQIDV, encoded by the exons ATGTTAAATCCAGTGAAAATGCCAAA CAAATCAGCTGATATGGCGGATCCGAATGCCGGTGATCGGCGACAAACTTCAAcgtttaaaaataagaatttaTTTAACGGTGGTACGTGCTCGAGTAACAACGCTGACGGTCCCGGATCGGCAAATTTAACGCACGGCGGTGAATTGGTGCAAAACGCGAATTATACAAACGGTCAAACGACGCAGGCGACCATATTCctcagcaacaataacaacagcagtAATACGGGCAACCACtactacaacaacagcaacagtcaCGGCAGAAAGAACGCGCCAAATTCGCAGCAAAATCAGCAAAACGCGTGTGTTTATACGaccagcaatagcaacaataacaatttggAGCACAACTTTAGCAACTTACATTTCTACGCCCAACAGCCAGCCGCACACTACGACGTTTGCCATCAacag ACGAACGACTACTACCAGCCAGCCAGACAGGAGGGCCAGCAGGCGGATCAGTACGAGGAGAACTTTGACGAGGACATGGAGGCCGAACGCGATCTCGCCGAGGATGCGCAGTGGAAGAAGATCCAACAGAACACCTTCACCCGGTGGGCCAACGAGCACCTGAAGACCATCGATCGGTCGATCAACAACCTGGAGACGGACCTGTCCGACGGCCTCCGACTGATCGCCCTGATCGAAGTGCTGTCCCAGAAGCGAATGCCCAAATACAACAAACGCCCAACATTCCGCAGCCAGAAACTGGAAAACGTCTCGGTGGCCCTGAAATTCCTTCAGGATGAGGGTATCAAAATCGTTAATATTG ACTCGTCGGACATTGTGGACTGTAAGCTGAAACTGATACTGGGTCTGATATGGACACTGATTCTACACTACTCGATATCGATGCCCATGTGGGATGGCGAGGACGACAAGCAGCTCAACGGCTCGGGCCACACTCCCAAGCAGCG CCTGTTGAACTGGATACACGCCAAGATACCCGACTTGCCCATCAACAACTTTACCAACGACTGGACCACGGGCAAGGCTGTGGGCGCCCTTGTCGACGCCTGTGCTCCGGGTCTCTGTCCCGATTGGGAGCTGTGGGATCCCAAGGATGCCGTGCAGAACGCCTCCGAGGCCATGGGCCTGGCCGATGACTGGCTCAACGTGCGCCAGCTGATCAAGCCCGAGGAGCTGGTTAATCCCAACGTGGATGAGCAGTCTATGATGACCTATCTGTCTCAGTACCCCAACTCCAAGCTCAAGACTGGAGCTCCCTTGAGGCCTAAGACGAATCCCAACAG CATTCCTCCGCCGCG AGTGCGTGCCTATGGTCCTGGTATTGAGCCTATTGGTCCTGTGGTGGGTGCCCCAGCCAATTTTACCGTCGAAACCTTCTCTGCTGGCAAAG GTTCTGTGGACGTTGACATTCAGGGACCCAATGGAGAGATCGAGAAGGCTGATGTGCGCTTCAACAATGACAAGAATCTCACGTATACAGTTTCGTACATACCCAAATCCGAGGGTTCGCACAAGGTGGCCGTTAAGTTCTCCGGTCGCGACATTCCCAAGTCGCCGTTCCCCGTCAAGGTGGAAGGTCATGCTGGTGACGCCTCTAAGGTGAAAGTTACCGGGCCCGGAATACAGCCCAACGGTGTTACCATCAAAAAGCCAACCTTCTTCGATATTCTTGCCAAGGATGCTGGTCGCGGAGTGCCCGAAGTGATTATCATCGATCCGGCTAACCACAAGACTTCTGTGGCCGCCAAAGTCCGTCAGCTGGAAAACGATACTTGGCGATGCGAGTACGTGACCGCTCTGCAGGGATTGCACTCGGTGAATGTCTTCTATGCTGGAACACCGATCCCCAACAGTCCGTTCCCTGTGAAGGTGGCTCCGTTGTCCGATGCGCGTAAAGTTCGCGCTTCTGGACGTGGTCTCCAGGCAACGGGCGTTCGCGTCGGGGACGATGCCGACTTCAAGATCTATACCGAGGGAGCCGGCGAGGGTGAGCCAGAGGTGCGCGTCATTGGTCCTGGTGGCATGAACCAGAACGTCATGCAGTCGAAGGTGGATGGCAATACCTACGAGTGCCACTACTATCCCACCAAGGAAGGCCGTTACGTCATCATGGTGACCTTTGCTGGCCAAGAAGTGGCCAAGTCTCCGTTTGAGGTGAAGGTGGGTCCCAAGAAGGAGTCCTCGATTGTGGCCTATGGACCCGGACTGAGCAGCGGCGTTATCGGCTACCCAGCTGCTTTTGTAGTGGAGACCAATGGCGAGACTGGCGCCCTCGGTTTCACCGTGGCCGGTCCTTCGCAGGCCGAGATCGAGTGCCACGACAACGGCGATGGTTCTGCCCTGGTCAAGTATCATCCCACCGCTGTGGGAGAGTACGCCGTGCATATATTGTGTGACAATGAGGACATCCCCAAGTCGCCGTTTATCGCTCAGATCCTTCCACGCACCGATTTCCATCCCGAGCTGGTCAAGGCTAGTGGTCCTGGACTGGAAAAGAATGGTGTGACCATTAACCAGCCGACCAGCTTCACCGTGGACCCCAGCAAGGCAGGAAATGCTCCCTTGGACGTTGTCGTTCAGGATGTGTTCGGCACCAAGTTGCCCGTGGAGCTAAAGAACAACCCAGATGGGACCAAGAAGGTAACCTATACTCCTACTTCTGGAGTTCCGCACACCGTCGAAG TTAACTATGGCGGAGTTTCTACGCCCAATTCACCCCATCGTGTTTACGTCGGAGTTCCGGTTGATGCAGCCAAGGTGCAGGCCTTTGGACCCTGGTTGCAGCCTGGAGTGCGCCCCAATGCAGCCACACACTTCAATGTGGACGCCCGTGAGGCTGGAGACGCCGAGCTGAAGGTTAAGATCATTCATGAGGAAACTAAGATCGAGGTACCGTGCCGCATCATCGATAACGAGGACAACACCTACTCCGTGGAAGTAATTCCGCCTTCCAAAGGTGCCTACACCACTACGATGACTTATGGTGGCCAAAGGGTTCCCCTGGGCGAGAAGGTCGTCGTGGAACAAACGGTGGATGTATCTAAGATCAAGGTGGACGGACTTGAGCCAA CCGCGCCCTTGAACAGTTTGCAGCAGTTTCGGATTATAACACATGGCCTGCCGAAAGCTGACTTGGCGGTAACCATCACCAGTCCATCGGGCAATCGCATAAAGGCCCACATTATACCGACCGCAGAGGGATTTCTGGTTAACTTTACGCCAACCCAACTGGGCGAGTACCTGTTAAGCATCTGCTTTGGGGGCACCCCGATCACTCCACGGCCCTTCCGGCTGCAGTGCCTCACGGGCAGTGATTCGAATAAGGTGCAAGCCTTTGGACCTGGCCTGGAACGTGGCATTGTGGGCCAGCCGGCCGAGTTTATGATCGATACGCGTGGCGCCGGACAGGGCGGATTGGGAGTGACAGTGGAAGGTCCATGCGAGGCGGCCATCAATTGCCGCGATAATGGAGATGGTACTTGCAACGTCGCCTATTTACCGACTGAGGCGGGCGACTATACCGTCAACATAACGTTCAACGAGCGGCACATAACCGGTTCGCCCTTCCAGCCACTAATAGTTCCGGTACCGAATCTGAAGAATACCCGCGTCAGCGGCATCGGCATCCAGCCGCATG GTGTGATCATGAATGCGGCCACGGACTTCATGGTTGATATGAGCAAGGTGGGCAGCAACATCGACTCAGGAAAGCTGTCCTGTGCGATCTTCGACCCAATGGGCCATGTGTTGCCAAGCAAGATTGTCCAAGGTCCAACCGACGACATCTTCCGCATCATGTACACTCCATTCGAGGCTGGCCGCCACACCATTGAACTGATGTACGACAACATCCCAGTGCCAGGATCTCCGTTTGTTGTGAATGTGAAGAGCGGCTGTGATCCTGCTCGCTGCAAGGCCTACGGACCAGGCCTCGAAAAAGGACTGACCAAtcagaaaaacaaattcacCGTGGAAACCAAGGGTGCAGGTAATGGTGGCCTTTCGCTTGCCATCGAGGGTCCTTCGGAGGCAAAAATGACGTGCACGGACAATCGCGACGGTAGCTGCGACGTTGACTATTTGGCCACTGATCCAGGAGAGTATGACATTACCATTCGGTTTGCGGACAAGCACATACCCGGCTCTCCATTCCGCGTGCTCGTCGAGGAGACTGTGGATCCCAGCAAGGTGAAGGTGTACGGTCCGGGCATCGAGCACGGCCAGGTGCGCGAAAGTGTGCCCACCTTCTTCAACGTGGATGTGGGCGAGGCTGGTCCTGGCCGCATTGCCGTTAAGCTGACCAACTCCGAAGGTATTCCCGTGGACAATCTACGCGTGGAAGACAAGGGCAATTGCATTTACGCGGTTCACTATGTGCCGCCCAAGGCTGGCTCCGTGCTCACCTGCCAGGTGAAGTTCTCCGAGGTTGAAGTGCCATGCAG TCCATTTGTGATGACCGTTTTCCCGAAATCAGAACCCACCAAGGTTAAGGTAAAGGGTGTCAATGAGAAGAAGAAAACGCCTGCTTCCCTCCCCGCAGAGTTTGAAATCGATACAAAACAAGCCGGTCAGGCTGATATCAATGTGGCCATTAAGAACCCCAAGGGCAAGGCGATGCAGCCGCGCCTGGAGGAGGTGTCCACCGGCACGTACGTGGTGTCCTTTGTGCCAGATGAGTGTGGCACCTACCAGTGCAGCATCAAGTACGGCGACAAGGAGATCGAGGGCTCACCCTTCAAACTCGAAGCATTCCCCACCGGCGAAGCCAAGAAATGCAAACTGGTGGAGCAGGCGCCCAAGATTCAGACCTCGGGCAGTCAATCGCACCTAAAAGTGGATGCTCGTGAGGCCGGAGATGGAGCGGTGACCTGCAAGATCACCAATAAGGCGGGCAG CGAAATTGTGGACATTGATGTGATCGAAAAGGATGGTTTCTTTGACATTCTGTACGCCCTTAACGATCCCGGAGATTATGACATCAACGTAAAGTTCGGCGGCAAGGACATACCGAACGGCAGCTTCTCCATCAAG GCTGTCGAAAGTATCGAGCAATACTCGCATTCTGAATACATCGAGGAGCACACGACCAAAGTGGTGCAGCAAACTACGCAG AGCGAGCTTGTCAACGGAAAATCTGAGATCACCTATCGCAGTGTAGCATTTGAGAAATTACCACTACCCACAACAGGCGGCAACGTTACAG CTGAAGTCAGAATGCCTAGCGGTAAAGTAGACAAACCCGTGATCCAGGACAACCGTGATGGTACCGTCTCGGTGAAGTACGATCCCCGTGAGGAGGGATCCCACGAGCTGGTGGTCAAATACAACGGAGAACCCGTGCAAG GATCTCCCTTCAAATTCCACGTTGACTCGATCACCTCCGGCTATGTGACTGCCTACGGACCCGGCCTGACCCACGGAGTCACCGGTGAGCCGGCCAACTTTACCATCTCCACCAAGGGAGCCAGCGCCGGTGGCCTGACCATGGCCGTCGAAGGACCCAGCAAGGCTGAC ATCAACTACCATGACAACAAAGACGGCACTGTATCTGTGCAATACCTGCCCACTGCTCCTGGCGAGTACCAGGTGTCCGTTCGCTTCGGCGATAAGCACATCAAGGGATCGCCGTACTTCGCCAAGATCACCGGCGAGGGTCGCAAGCGCAACCAGATCTCGGTTGGCTCCTGCTCCGAAGTGACCATGCCCGGCGACATTACCGATGACGATCTGCGCGCTTTGAACGCCTCGATCCAGGCGCCCAGTGGCCTGGAGGAGCCCTGCTTCCTGAAGCGCATGCCCACTGGCAACATTGGCATCTCGTTCACGCCCCGCGAGATTGGCGAGCATCTGGTGTCGGTGAAGCGTCTGGGCAAGCACATCAACAACTCACCATTTAAGGTGACTGTCTGCGAGCGCGAGGTGGGCGACGCCAAGAAGGTCAAGGTTAGCGGAACTGGCCTCAAGGAGGGTCAAACCCATGCCGACAACATCTTCTCCGTGGACACGAGGAACGCCGGCTTCGGTGGTCTTTCGGTCTCCATTGAGGGTCCCAGCAAGGCTGAGATCCAGTGCACGGATAAGGATGACGGTACTCTCAACATCTCGTACAAGCCCACTGAGCCGGGCTACTACATTGTTAACCTGAAGTTCGCCGATCACCACGTGGAGGGTTCTCCTTTCACCGTCAAGGTTGCCGGCGAGGGCAGCAACCGCAAGCGCGAGAAGATCCAGCGGGAGCGCGATGCTGTTCCAATCACGGAAATCGGAAGCCAGTGCAAGCTGACATTCAAGATGCCGGGCATTACCTCGTTCGATCTGGCCGCCTGTGTCACCTCGCCTAGCAACGTGACCGAGGATGCGGAGATCCAAGAGGTGGAGGATGGCCTCTACGCAGTGCACTTTGTGCCCAAGGAGTTGGGCGTGCACACGGTGTCGGTGCGCTATTCCGAGATGCACATACCCGGATCACCGTTCCAGTTCACCGTGGGACCACTGCGCGACTCCGGCAGCCATCTTGTTAAGGCTGGAGGCTCTGGTCTGGAGCGAGGTGTTGTCGGAGAGGCGGCCGAGTTCAATGTGTGGACCCGCGAGGCAGGCGGTGGTTCCCTGGCCATTTCCGTGGAAGGTCCCAGCAAGGCTGACATCGAGTTTAAGGACCGCAAGGACGGCAGCTGCGATGTGTCGTACAAGGTCACCGAACCGGGAGAGTACCGCGTGGGCCTGAAATTCAACGATCGCCACATACCCGACTCACCATTCAAGGTGTACGTCTCCCCGGATGCGGGTGATGCCCACAAGCTGGAGGTTCAGCAGTTCCCGCAGGGTAACATCCAGGCGGACGCTCCCTACCAATTCATGGTCCGCAAGAACGGTGCCAAGGGTGAGCTGGATGCCAAGATTGTGGCTCCATCCGGAACGGACGATGATTGCTTCATCCAGGTGATCGACGGCGAGATGTACTCGGTGCGATTCTATCCACGCGAGAACGGAATCCATGCCATCCACGTCAAGTTCAACGGCGTCCACATACCCGACTCTCCATTCAGGATCAAGGTGGGCAAGGATGTGGCCGATCCAGCTGCCGTGCACGCCAGCGGCAATGGATTGGACGAAGTGAAGACTGGACACAAGGCCGACTTCATCATCAACACCTGCAACGCCGGCGTTGGCACGTTGGCCGTCTCCATCGATGGACCCTCCAAGGTGGCCATGGACTGCACAGAGGTTGAGGAGGGCTACAAGGTCCGCTACACCCCGCTCCTGCCCGGCGAGCACTACATCACGGTCAAGTACAACAACATGCACATCGTGGGCTCGCCATTCAAGGTGAACGCTACCGGCGACAAGTTAGCGGATGAGGGCGCCCAGGAGACGTCCACGGTGATCGTGGAGACCGTGCAGAAGGTGGCCAAAGGAGGCAAGAACACGGGCGTCCATCTGCCCACCTTTAAGTCGGATGCCAGCAAGGTGGTGTCCAAGGGTATGGGCCTGAAGAAGGCCTACATTGGCAAGCAGAACCAGTTCAGCATCAGCGCCACCGATGCGG GCAACAACATCCTGTACGTGGGCATGTACGGACCAAAGGGACCCTGCGAGGAGTTCCACGTGAAGCACGCTGGCCACAACAACTATAATGTGCAGTATCTGGTGCGCGATCGCGGCCAGTACGTGCTCCTAATCAAGTGGGGCGAGGAGCATATACCCGGCTCCCCATTCCAGATCGATGTGTAG